The DNA region TTATCAAACAGCAAATCTTTATAAGCTCTTTTTGTGCTAAGTGGCTCTATGCTAAGTTTTAAGCCAAATCGCAGCAAAATATCCTCTAAAGGCGTAGAAAGAGGAACTGGGACATTATTAATTTTTACATAAGAGTTTTCATTTTCATCAAATTTAAAATAAATATCATCATCTTGCACTTGCAAAAGTAAATCATAAAGCTTTAAAAAATTTTCATAATTCTCATAAATATAAGGTTTATAATAGCTCTCATAATCTAACTCTTTATCAAAGCGAAAAATGCGTAATTCTAGCTTTTTCATTTTTATCCTTTAAGTAAGTTTCGCTTTTAAAAGCTCATTGACCTTAGCAGGATTAAACGCACCCTTACCCTCTTTCATCACCTGTCCTACAAAAAAGCCAAAAAGCTTATCTTTACCGCTTTTATACTCAGCGACCTTATTAGCATTTGCTTCTAAAATTTGTGTAATTACCGCTTCAATAGCCCCATCATCGCTGATTTGTTTAAGCCCTAATTTCTCAATCGCAGCGTCAATTTCCACTTCCACATTTTCAAATACAAAGGCTAAAACATCTTTAGCCGCTTTAGCACTGATTTCTCCTTCTTCAATGCGTTTTATTAAAACGCTTAGTTTTTGTGCATTGACAGGAGAATTTTCTATGGTTAAATCACCCTTTAAAAGTCCCATAAGCTCGGTTGTAAGCCAAGTTACGCAAAGTTTAGGATTTAAATTTTGTCCGCATAAATATTCAAAAAAACGACTCATTTCAAGGGAGCTTATTAGCACCTCTGCATCGCTTTCTTTAATGCCAAACTCACGCATATAACGCGTTTTTTTCTCATCAGGAAGTTCGGGTATGCTTAAAGTTAAAAACTCCTCTTTTAAAAGCACAGGCAAAAGGTCAGGGTCTGGGAAATAACGATACTCTGCCGCCTCCTCTTTACCTCTCATCGAACGCGTGATGAGCTTAGTTGTATCAAATAGTCTTGTTTCTTGCACGACTTCTTCCTCATAAGTGCCGTCCTCCCACGCTCTGCTTTGTCTTTCCACCTCATAATCAATCGCCTTTTGGATAAAGCGAAAAGAATTAAGATTTTTAATCTCTACCCTCGTATAAAGCTTTGTGTCGCCTTTTGGGCGTATGCTTACATTTGCATCGCAGCGAAAGCTACCCTCTTGCATATTAGCGTCTGAAATATCTAAAAAGCGTATAATGGAGTGCAGTTTTTTAAGATAAGCCACCGCTTCATCGCTACTTCTAAGCTCAGGCTCACTTACTATCTCAAGCAAGGGCGTGCCAGAGCGGTTTAAATCGACCTTAGAAAAATTTGCCTCGTGGATATTTTTCCCCGCATCTTCTTCTAAATGCGCCCTTGTAATGCCTATGCGTTTTTGTGTGTCATTTATAGTGATAAAAAGCTCCCCTCCTTCAACGATGGGTATGTCAAATTGCGAAATTTGATAAGCCTTTGGTAAGTCCGGATAAAAATAATTTTTGCGGTTAAAAACGCTTTTTTGATGAATTGTCGCATTAATGGCTTTACCAAAGGATACGGCTTTTTTTACCGCCTCTTCATTTAGCACAGGTAAGGCACCGGGCAAGGCTAGGCAAGTGGGACAGACATTAGTATTAGGCTCTTCGCCAAAGGAAGTAGCACAAGAGCAAAAAATCTTCGTTTTGGTATTAAGCTGGGCATGCACCTCTAGCCCTATCACAACTTCAAACATTGAGTTTTCCTTATGATTTAAATTTGTAGTATTATAATCAAATAATATTAATTTATAATCTTATGTTAAGATAACACATCGCATTTAAAGGAAAATGATGAAAATTTACGCAGACAATAAAGAAGTTTCGAGTAATCAAGGCTCAAATGAGCAAATTTGGGAAGAAATCTTTTCTAAAAAAGAATGGGGTAAATACCCAAGCGAAAGTGTGATCCGCTTTATCGCTAGGAATTTTTATAATACAAAAGACAGAAACACGATTAAAATTTTAGAACTAGGACTTGGCACTGGTGCAAATTTATGGTTTTGTGCTAGAGAGGGCTTTAAAGTCAGTGGCATAGAGTGGAGTAAGACAGGAGTAGAGCGTTTTAAAGCAAGACTTAAAGAAGAAAAGTTAAGCACACAAATAGAACAAATTGAAATAGGAGATTATTTAGAAAAGCTTGATAATTTTAAAGATGAAAGCTTTGACGCGTGGATGGATAGCTATTCTCTAGCTTATAATGATTTTGAAAAAACGAAGCAAATTATAAAAAAAGCGATGAAAAAACTTAAAATAGGTGGTAAATTTTTCTCTCTAACCCCTAGTCTTTATAATGAGGGCTTTAAAGAGGAGGCAAATTTAGGCTATCATTTGGTAAAGCCTGTTAGCGGTAGTGATGCCTTTACAGGCGTGATAAGATACTGCGATGAGGGGGATTTAAGAAAGCTTTATGAGGGGGAGGGTTATAAAATCACAAGTATTAAAATCCATATCCAAAAAGACTTAGAAAAACAACTAAATGAGCTTTACATCATCGAGGGAGAGCGTTATGAATAGAAGTGTTTTATGGGAAGAAATCTTTTCTAAAAAAGAGTGGGGTAAATACCCAAGCGAAAGTGTGATCCGCTTTATCGCTAGGAATTTTTATAATACAAAAGACAGAAACACGATTAAAATTTTAGAACTAGGACTTGGCACTGGTGCAAATTTATGGTTTTGTGCTAGAGAGGGCTTTAAAGTCAGTGGCATAGAGTGGAGTAAAACAGGAGTAGAGCGTTTTAAGGCAAGACTTAAAGATGAAAATTTAAGCACACAAATAGAACAAATTGAAATAGGCGATTATTTAGAAAAGCTTGATAATTTTAAAGATGAAAGCTTTGATGCGGTGATTGATGTGGCAAGTTTATGTTGTAATGATAGGGAGAAAACGCGTCAAATTTTCTTAAAATCCTTTAAAAAGCTTAAGGTGGGAGGTAAATTTTTCTCCCTTACTTTAGCGAAAGGGCTTTTGGGTTATGAAGAGGGTAGGGGCGATTTTTTTGAACCAAAAGAAGGAATTTATACGCATTTGGGTTTATTACGCTTTGACGATGAGCTAAGTCTTAAAGAGCTTTATGCACACGAAAATTTAAAATGCCTTAGCCTTAGCACTCAAATTTTAGAAAATGAGGGCGTAGTTCTTGATAAAATCTTAATTTTTGAGGGGCTTAAAAATGCTTAACACACGGGGGGGGGGGGGGGGTAAAACCCCTTGTTATAGGATATTTAGGCGATGGAAAATGGGCAAGATTTGCTCTTTTGAAATTCTTAAGTGATGAAAGATTAAAAGTGGCTTTTGTCATTTTAAGAGTGCAAAAAGATGTGAAATTGCAAAAATTAGCACGGAAATTTGACCTGCCTTGTTTTGTGTGCGAAGATATCAATAATGAAAAGAGTTTAAGGCTTATTGAAAGTTTTGCGCCTGATTTGCTTGTATCGATGAGTTTTGACCAAATTTTTAAAGAGCGGATTTTAAATGCTTTTGAGGGTAAAATCATTAATTGCCACGCGAGCAAACTCCCCTTTTATCGTGGGCGTAATAATCTAAACTGGGTTTTAATCAACGATGAAAAAGAATTTGGCGTGAGTGTGCATTTTGTAGATAGTGGTGTGGATACGGGTGATATTATCTTGCAAAAAAGCTTTAGTATTAGCGATGAAGATGATTATAGCACGCTTTTAAAGAGGGCTTATAAGGCGTGTGGCACTTTGCTTTATGAGGCGGTGCTTTTATTTTTAAACCCGCCTGTTAGGGCATATTCGCAACGAGGCTTTGTTTGCAAACGCCGCGTTGAGGGTGATGAGAGAATTGACTGGACTTTAAGCACGAGGGAACTTTTTAATTTTATCCGTGCCTTAAATGCTCCAAATTTAGGTGCTTCAGCCTTTATAAACGGCGTTTTAATTAAGCTTTATAAGAGTGAAATTTTAAAGCAAGAATTTAAGGGTGCTGTTGGAGAGATTGTAAGTGTAAATGATGAGGGCTTTATCGTTTGCACAAAAGACGGAGCTTTAAGGATAACGCATTATAAAGGAGAAGTGGCTTTGGGAAGTTTTTTTGACACACGGGGGGGGGGGGGGGGGGGTAACTCTTCCTTCAACAAAAAGGAACTTTGGAAAATGAGTAAGATAAGTCTTGATGCTTTTCTAGGAGAAAAAAGCGGGAATTTTAGCGAGGATCTTTATTTTAGTAAAGAGTATGCCAGGCTTTATGGGGAGGTATTTGAATTTAGTTTTGAGAAAAATGGAGCATTTTTTAAAACTATAGCCATTAAAAAGCAAATTCCAAACACGCCTTTTTTTGACCTGCAAAGTCCTTATGGTTATAGTGGTTTTTATAGCAATTCTAACGATGAAAGCTTTTTAAAACAAGCCCTAGAAAGCCTTAAGCAAAAGGCTTTGAGTGAAAATATCATCGCCTTTTTTCTAAGGCTTCACCCCTTTGATACAAATTTAAGCTTTTATGAGGCGAATTTAGACTTTTTTAAAAAAGAAAGAAAAATCGTTTTAATCAATTGTAATCAAGATTTTACAAGCCTTAGAAAAGACTACTCCCCGCGCATTTTAAGCTATGTGAAAAAGGCACGAAAAGAGCTTGAAATTTCTTTTTGTGATAAAAGTTTTTCTAAGGATTTTTACAAGCTTTATGAAAAAACGATGCAAAGAAATAGGGCGGATAGCTTCTATTTTTTCGAGCAAAAATATTTTGACACGCTTTTTACTTTTAAGCAAAATGTCGTTTTAAGGGCTAAATTTGAGGGAGAAATTCTAGCTTTTGCGAGTTTTTTTGTGGGAGAGGAATTTGCCTACTATCATCTTAGTGCAAATTGTAATGAAAGAAATGCAAATGCAGCTTTGCTTGATTTTTTCTTTGAGTTTTGCGTGAAAAAGGGCGTTAAATTCGTGCTTTTGGGTGGGGGCGTGAAAGATGATGATAATTTATATTATTTTAAAAGTCGTTTTTCAACCCTTTGGACGCATTTTAGTATAGGCGGACTTGTATTTGACACTCTTAATTATGAAAAATTATGCGAGGGAAGCAAAAATGCTTTGTTTTTAAAATACCGCTCTTGTGCGGGGGGGGGGGGGGGGGTTGAGTTTTTTCTAGCTGTGCCGATTTAGCTTTAAATTTCAAAAAGGATTAAAATGCGATATTGTGATTACTGCGTTATGCCAGATACGCGTCCGGGGATTAAATTTAGCCTTGATGAAAAAGGCAAAAATATCTGCTCTGCTTGTATCAATCATCAAAATAAAGATAAAATCGACTATAAAGCAAGGTTTAAAGAGCTTGAAGCCCTTTGCGATAAGCATCGCCGCCGTAATGGTAAATTTGAGTATGATTGTGCCATCGCTGTGAGCGGAGGCAAAGATAGTCATTTTCAAGTGCATATTATGAAGGAAAAGCTTGGTATGAATCCTGTGCTTTTTAGTGTGGAGGATAATTTCACTATGACAGAGGCAGGGAAGAAAAATCTGCGAAATATTAGCGAGGAATTTGGCTGTCATCTCATCACGCTTAAGCCTGACATTAAAACGCAAAAAAGGGTGATGTTAAAAACCTTTGAAAAATATGGCAAACCGACTTGGTTTATCGACCGCCTCATTTATAGCTATCCTTTTGGTATGGCTTTGAAATTTAATACACCCTTGCTTGTGTATGGGGAAAATGTAAGCTATGAATACGGCGGAGGGGACGCTGTAGAAACGCCTAGCGCTAAGGGGATATTTTTAAACGGCGTAGCAAGTGATATGGACTTAAATGAGTTTTTAGATGATGAGGTAAGAGAGGAAAATTTACAGCTTTTCTTCGACCCTAGCAAGGACGATTTAGCTAAGCTTGAGCCTATATATTTGAGTTATTTTATAAAGTGGAATTCCTATCAAAATTATATTTTTGCGAAAAAGCGTGGTTTTTGTGATTTGCAGGGTGAGTGGGATAGAACGCACACGGCAGAGTGTTTTGACCAAGTCGATAGCGTGGCTTATATTGTGCATTCTTGGATGAAATATCCTAAATTTGGACACGCTATGAGTAGTGATTATGCGGCGCGTTTTGTGAGGTATGGATTATTAAGCCGTGAGGAAGCGGTAGAAATCGTCAAAAAAAGGGATCATAATTTAGATAATCGTTGCGTGGAGGATTTTTGTAACTTCGTAGGCATTTCAAAAACAAAATTTTGGCAAATCATAGAAAAGCACTATAATAGAGAGCTTTTTTATCAAAATGAATTTGGGGAATTTAAGCTTAAAAACGAGCTTAAATAGGCGTTTGTGCTGACATTGCTAAGAACGGCAAGTTATAGATTGCCACGAGTTTTTAACAAACTCTCGCAATGACGGCTTTTGCGAAGTGGTGGCTTGGGTTTTAGCTAAGTAGCAAACTAAGGCAAATCCGTAGGATTTGGGCGAGTCGTGCCTTTAGCTTTAAATAAGTTTGAGTGGCAAAACTAGGGGCTTTTTGCTTTGCAAAAAGGGACGGCGTGGGCTTTAGCTTTGCTACTTTAGCAAGGCTTTGCCTTGCGTTAAAAGTAGGTAAAAAAAGGAAAAAATAAAACAATGCAAAATTCTTTATCAACTTATACAAAAAAATATGATGATTTAAATTATGGACTAAGTTTTCCCGATGGACATATCGTGCGTTTTTATGAGAGAATTTTAAAATACAAGCTCGATTTTAAAGCGGGAAATATGCTTGATTTTGGGTGCGGAAACGGAGTGCATAGTGCCTTTTTTAAAAGCAAGGGTTATAAGTGCTTTGGTGTGGATATAGTGCCAAGCTTAAAGCAAGCTTATGAAAAATTTGTTGGGGGGGGGGGGGGGGTGTAAGATTATCCAGCCTAATGCCAGTCTTGCGGGACTTTTTGAGGAAAAGATGAATTTAATTTTAGCAAATCAAAGCCTTTATTATTTACCTAAAAACACTTTAGCACAAAATATGGACGAGTTTTATGAAATGAGCGAAAAGGGGGCTATCTTTTTTGCGACTATGATGAGTGAGAAAAATTATTATTTCAAACACGCAGGAAAAGAGGACGAGCAAGGGCTTAGAAAGGTTGTTTTAGAGGGTAGGCTTAATGAGACAAGTTATATTCATTTTGTCAAAAATGCGACAGATTTAAAAGAGCTTTTTAAGCCTTTTAAATGCCTATATTTAGGGGAGTATGACCCGATTAATTTTTATGAGTTTGAGGGCAGTGCGCACCATTTTATTTTTGTAGGGGTGAAAGAGTGAAAAAAGTGCTAATCATAGCAGAAGCTGGAGTGAATCATAATGGTGATATTAATTTAGCTAAAAAGCTTATAGAGCAAGCCGCTAAAGCAGGGGCTGATGTGGTAAAATTTCAAACCTTTAAGGCTAATTCTTGCGTAAGTGTGAGTGCAAAAAAGGCAAAATACCAGCTAGAAACGACTGCCAAAGAGGAAAGCCAACTTGAAATGATAGAAAAACTCGAGCTTTCTTACGAGTCGCATTTTGAGCTAATGAAGCATTGTAAAAAGCACGGCATTGCCTTTTTATCCACGCCTTTTGATTTGGAGAGTGTGGAGTTTTTAAGGGGGCTTGATTTGCCTTATTTTAAAATTCCAAGCGGAGAAATTACAAATTTACCTTATTTAAAAGCGGTAGCAAAGTGTAAAAAAAAGGTGCTTTTATCCACAGGTATGGCGAATTTGGGTGAGATTGAAGCTGCCCTTGAAATTTTACGCAAAAACGGCACGAGAAATATCACGCTTTTGCATTGTAATACCGAATACCCAACGCCTTTTGAAGATGTGAATTTAAACGCTTTAAAGACTTTAAAAGAGGCTTTTAAGCTTGAGGTGGGGTATTCAGACCATACTGAGGGTATAGTGGCGTCTTTGGGTGCGGTGGCTTTGGGTGCGGTGGTAATTGAAAAGCACTTTACTTTGGATAAGACTATGGAGGGACCTGACCATAGGGCAAGTTTGGAATTTGAGGAGTTAAAAGCACTTTGCAAGGGCATAAGAGAGCTTGAAAAGGCTTTAGGAAGTGGCATAAAAAAAGCAAGTAAAAGCGAAGCGAAAAATAAAATTATCGCTAGAAAAAGTTTAGTAGCAAAGCGTGAAATTCAAAAAGGCGAGAAATTTAGCGAACAAAATTTAACGACAAAACGCCCAGGAAGTGGCATAAGTGCAATGCGGTATGAGGAGTATTTGGGAAAAAGAGCCTTAAAAACTTACAAAAAAGATGAGCTTATCAATGAGTAGGAAAAAAATAGCCCTTGTAAGTGCGACTAGGGCGGAGTGGTATTTGCTATGGAATTTGGCAAAGGAGCTTGAGAAAGATGAGGGGATAGAGCTTTTACTTTTGGTAACTGGGGCGCATTTGAGCGAGAGTTTTGGTAATACTTATCAAGAAATTGAAAAAGATTTTAACATCACACATAAAATTCCTATTTTAGAAAATAATGACGATAAACTAAGCCTTGCGAAAAGCTTGGCGGTGGCGGTGAGTGCTTTTGCGGAGGCTTTTGAGACATTAAAACCTGATGCGGTGGTTATTTTAGGGGATAGATATGAAATGCTAGGCGTTGCAAGTGCGGCTTTGATGATGCATATCCCTATTATTCATCTTTGCGGTGGGGAGCTTACTTTAGGTGCTATGGATGATAGCATAAGACATAGCATTTCTAAAATGGCTAGTCTTCATTTTGTAAGCACCAAAGCTTATAAAAAAAGACTTATGCAGCTTGGCGAGGAGGAGGGGCGTATTTTTAATGTCGGCTCCTTAGCAGGGGAAAATGTCAAAAAATTAAAGCTTTTAAGCAAAAAAGAGCTCGAAAGCGAGCTTGGTTTAAGCCTTAAAAATTTCTTACTCATCACTTATCACAGCGAAACACTAAATTTGCAAAATACAAAAAAAGAAGTGCAAATTTTACTTGATTTTTTAGATACACTTAAAGACATTACTCTAATTTTTACTAAGGCAAATGCCGATGAAAACGGACTTTTAATCAATCAAGCCCTAGAAAATTACTGCCTTAAAAACTCTCATAAAGCAAAGCTTTTTGATAATCTTGGGGCGCTTAAGTATCTAAGTGCCTTAAAACACGCAAAAGCAGTGGTGGGAAATAGTTCAAGTGGAATTTGTGAAAGTGGCTTTTTTAAAACCCCTTGCATTAATATAGGCGATAGGCAAAAAGGAAGAATTAGGGGGGATAATATCATTGATTGTAAGATGAAAGATTTAAAAAAGGCTTTTAAAAGGCTTGAAAGTAAGGAATTTAAAGAAAAAATGAAGCATTTTAAAAACCCTTTTGAAAGTAAAAAAAGTCCATCGATTTTTATAAAAGATGTGATTAAAAACACAAATTTAGCTACAATTTTACAAAAAGATTTTGTGGATAGAAAATGAATATAGAGAGTTTAAAGCTAAGTGTAAATTCCAGCATAGAAAAAGCCCTTGAGATTATAGGAAAAGAGAGGGTCAGGCTTGGCGTAGTGGTAGGTAAAAATGGGGAATTTTTGGGGATTATTTCAGATTCTAACATTAGAAAAGCCTTAATTAATGGCAAAACCTTAAAAAGCAAAATTAAAGAAATTTATACCAAAAACCCCATTACCATAGCCGAAAATACAAGCAAAGCAAAACTTTTAGAATTAAGTGCTAAGACTGATATTTATGATTTTCCTGTTTTAAATAAAAAGGGCGAGGTCGTTTCTATCCGCTCTATTTCTTCGCTTTTAAGCACGAAAAAACTCCCCTTTTATGTCATCTTAATGGCAGGTGGGCTTGGATCACGCCTAAAAGAGCTGACTAAAGAAACGCCAAAACCTATGCTAAAGGTCGGCAAAAAGCCTATTTTAGAAAATATTATCCAAAGGCTTCACACACAAGGCTTTGAAAAATTTATCTTTTGCGTAAATTATAAAAGGCAAATTATTGAGGATTATTTCAAAAAAGGCGAGGAATTTGACATTAAAATTTCTTATATTAAAGAGCGTAAAAAGCTAGGCACAGCAGGGGCTTTAAGCCTCATAAGGCAAAAAATAGAGCAAAGTTTTGTTGTGATGAATGCGGATATTTTAA from Campylobacter upsaliensis includes:
- a CDS encoding class I SAM-dependent methyltransferase; translated protein: MNRSVLWEEIFSKKEWGKYPSESVIRFIARNFYNTKDRNTIKILELGLGTGANLWFCAREGFKVSGIEWSKTGVERFKARLKDENLSTQIEQIEIGDYLEKLDNFKDESFDAVIDVASLCCNDREKTRQIFLKSFKKLKVGGKFFSLTLAKGLLGYEEGRGDFFEPKEGIYTHLGLLRFDDELSLKELYAHENLKCLSLSTQILENEGVVLDKILIFEGLKNA
- the neuC gene encoding UDP-N-acetylglucosamine 2-epimerase, encoding MSRKKIALVSATRAEWYLLWNLAKELEKDEGIELLLLVTGAHLSESFGNTYQEIEKDFNITHKIPILENNDDKLSLAKSLAVAVSAFAEAFETLKPDAVVILGDRYEMLGVASAALMMHIPIIHLCGGELTLGAMDDSIRHSISKMASLHFVSTKAYKKRLMQLGEEEGRIFNVGSLAGENVKKLKLLSKKELESELGLSLKNFLLITYHSETLNLQNTKKEVQILLDFLDTLKDITLIFTKANADENGLLINQALENYCLKNSHKAKLFDNLGALKYLSALKHAKAVVGNSSSGICESGFFKTPCINIGDRQKGRIRGDNIIDCKMKDLKKAFKRLESKEFKEKMKHFKNPFESKKSPSIFIKDVIKNTNLATILQKDFVDRK
- the gatB gene encoding Asp-tRNA(Asn)/Glu-tRNA(Gln) amidotransferase subunit GatB yields the protein MFEVVIGLEVHAQLNTKTKIFCSCATSFGEEPNTNVCPTCLALPGALPVLNEEAVKKAVSFGKAINATIHQKSVFNRKNYFYPDLPKAYQISQFDIPIVEGGELFITINDTQKRIGITRAHLEEDAGKNIHEANFSKVDLNRSGTPLLEIVSEPELRSSDEAVAYLKKLHSIIRFLDISDANMQEGSFRCDANVSIRPKGDTKLYTRVEIKNLNSFRFIQKAIDYEVERQSRAWEDGTYEEEVVQETRLFDTTKLITRSMRGKEEAAEYRYFPDPDLLPVLLKEEFLTLSIPELPDEKKTRYMREFGIKESDAEVLISSLEMSRFFEYLCGQNLNPKLCVTWLTTELMGLLKGDLTIENSPVNAQKLSVLIKRIEEGEISAKAAKDVLAFVFENVEVEIDAAIEKLGLKQISDDGAIEAVITQILEANANKVAEYKSGKDKLFGFFVGQVMKEGKGAFNPAKVNELLKAKLT
- a CDS encoding nucleotidyltransferase family protein codes for the protein MNIESLKLSVNSSIEKALEIIGKERVRLGVVVGKNGEFLGIISDSNIRKALINGKTLKSKIKEIYTKNPITIAENTSKAKLLELSAKTDIYDFPVLNKKGEVVSIRSISSLLSTKKLPFYVILMAGGLGSRLKELTKETPKPMLKVGKKPILENIIQRLHTQGFEKFIFCVNYKRQIIEDYFKKGEEFDIKISYIKERKKLGTAGALSLIRQKIEQSFVVMNADILTELDFNELLKAHQKSGALMSVCVREFHHQVPYGVIKQKNGFITHIEEKPMQSFLVSAGIYVCEPQILELLEKNAYLDMPELIQKVMQKGKVNTFLIEDYWIDIGRLEEFKRANDEIKE
- a CDS encoding methyltransferase; the protein is MKNLLGGGGGCKIIQPNASLAGLFEEKMNLILANQSLYYLPKNTLAQNMDEFYEMSEKGAIFFATMMSEKNYYFKHAGKEDEQGLRKVVLEGRLNETSYIHFVKNATDLKELFKPFKCLYLGEYDPINFYEFEGSAHHFIFVGVKE
- a CDS encoding methionyl-tRNA formyltransferase, translating into MKFLSDERLKVAFVILRVQKDVKLQKLARKFDLPCFVCEDINNEKSLRLIESFAPDLLVSMSFDQIFKERILNAFEGKIINCHASKLPFYRGRNNLNWVLINDEKEFGVSVHFVDSGVDTGDIILQKSFSISDEDDYSTLLKRAYKACGTLLYEAVLLFLNPPVRAYSQRGFVCKRRVEGDERIDWTLSTRELFNFIRALNAPNLGASAFINGVLIKLYKSEILKQEFKGAVGEIVSVNDEGFIVCTKDGALRITHYKGEVALGSFFDTRGGGGGGNSSFNKKELWKMSKISLDAFLGEKSGNFSEDLYFSKEYARLYGEVFEFSFEKNGAFFKTIAIKKQIPNTPFFDLQSPYGYSGFYSNSNDESFLKQALESLKQKALSENIIAFFLRLHPFDTNLSFYEANLDFFKKERKIVLINCNQDFTSLRKDYSPRILSYVKKARKELEISFCDKSFSKDFYKLYEKTMQRNRADSFYFFEQKYFDTLFTFKQNVVLRAKFEGEILAFASFFVGEEFAYYHLSANCNERNANAALLDFFFEFCVKKGVKFVLLGGGVKDDDNLYYFKSRFSTLWTHFSIGGLVFDTLNYEKLCEGSKNALFLKYRSCAGGGGGVEFFLAVPI
- a CDS encoding N-acetyl sugar amidotransferase; the encoded protein is MRYCDYCVMPDTRPGIKFSLDEKGKNICSACINHQNKDKIDYKARFKELEALCDKHRRRNGKFEYDCAIAVSGGKDSHFQVHIMKEKLGMNPVLFSVEDNFTMTEAGKKNLRNISEEFGCHLITLKPDIKTQKRVMLKTFEKYGKPTWFIDRLIYSYPFGMALKFNTPLLVYGENVSYEYGGGDAVETPSAKGIFLNGVASDMDLNEFLDDEVREENLQLFFDPSKDDLAKLEPIYLSYFIKWNSYQNYIFAKKRGFCDLQGEWDRTHTAECFDQVDSVAYIVHSWMKYPKFGHAMSSDYAARFVRYGLLSREEAVEIVKKRDHNLDNRCVEDFCNFVGISKTKFWQIIEKHYNRELFYQNEFGEFKLKNELK
- a CDS encoding class I SAM-dependent methyltransferase; amino-acid sequence: MQNSLSTYTKKYDDLNYGLSFPDGHIVRFYERILKYKLDFKAGNMLDFGCGNGVHSAFFKSKGYKCFGVDIVPSLKQAYEKFVGGGGGV
- the neuB gene encoding N-acetylneuraminate synthase, which produces MKKVLIIAEAGVNHNGDINLAKKLIEQAAKAGADVVKFQTFKANSCVSVSAKKAKYQLETTAKEESQLEMIEKLELSYESHFELMKHCKKHGIAFLSTPFDLESVEFLRGLDLPYFKIPSGEITNLPYLKAVAKCKKKVLLSTGMANLGEIEAALEILRKNGTRNITLLHCNTEYPTPFEDVNLNALKTLKEAFKLEVGYSDHTEGIVASLGAVALGAVVIEKHFTLDKTMEGPDHRASLEFEELKALCKGIRELEKALGSGIKKASKSEAKNKIIARKSLVAKREIQKGEKFSEQNLTTKRPGSGISAMRYEEYLGKRALKTYKKDELINE
- a CDS encoding class I SAM-dependent methyltransferase, with translation MKIYADNKEVSSNQGSNEQIWEEIFSKKEWGKYPSESVIRFIARNFYNTKDRNTIKILELGLGTGANLWFCAREGFKVSGIEWSKTGVERFKARLKEEKLSTQIEQIEIGDYLEKLDNFKDESFDAWMDSYSLAYNDFEKTKQIIKKAMKKLKIGGKFFSLTPSLYNEGFKEEANLGYHLVKPVSGSDAFTGVIRYCDEGDLRKLYEGEGYKITSIKIHIQKDLEKQLNELYIIEGERYE